The nucleotide sequence ACCAGCACGCGGTAACTCGATCGCGACTTCAACCGTGAGGCGATCAGCCCCTTGCCGTTCACGCGGATCACCGTGCGCTCGACGCTGACGACGCCTCGGTCGAAGTCGATGTCGGACCATCGCACGCCTAGGGCTTCGCCCAAACGCAGTCCTGTGGCGAGGACGAACCGCGCGAGCTCCGGGAGGTCACGCCGGCGGGCGAACTCATCCTCGTCAAGGACCGATAGCCACTCATGGACCTCGCTCGGCGTCAGCGCCTTCGCCGTACGGTCCCGATCGAGCTCGAGCGGTGTGACGTCACGGACGGGGTTCGTCGTCAGCCCGCCCTGGCGCACGGCCCAACCGCAGATCCCAGACAGAATGGTGCGGCACAGCTTCGCCGTCGCATAGCCCTTGGTCCGCAGGACCCCTTGGAGGAAGCGGTCGAGCCGGGCGGTGGTGGTCTCCGCCAGCAGCAACTCACCCAGCTGAGGGACAACGTGTCGCTTGACGGCGTGCCGGTACAGGTCGAGCGTCGAGGGGCTCCTCGTTCCCCGCTCGACACGCTCCTCGATCGAGGCAAGCCACGCGGCGGCCGCCGTCGACAAGGGCATCGCGGCCGCTACCCGATCCTGCTCCCCTCCCTCCAAGACCCGGTTCAGCTCGCTCATGACCGCACGCCTGGCAGCTGCACGGGTCGGAGCGCTCTTCCGTATTCGTTGGCGGCGGCCGCTGAAGTCCCGGTAGTAGACGGTCGCAGACGTGCTGCGCCCTCTGGCTGCGTAGGAAATCTCGCCGTACTCACCGATGCCCAGTCGCCTCATGACGCCACGTTCGTTGAGAGGCCGGCCACCCACGCCTTGACGTCCTCGGGGCGGTAACGCAGTCGTCGACCCACACGGCGACCAGGAGGGCCCACCCCCTGCCCTCGCCACGAGTAAAGAGTCTGGATCGGAACGCCGAGGTAGTAGCTCGCGTCTTCTACGCTCCAGAGGCGATCCTCGGCGAGCAGGTTGCCGTTCATCCGGCAGCCCTCCTGGTTATCGAACGGGCAGTTGCCGAACGACTCTCCACAGGAGGGTCGCTGCCGCATAAAGCCTTGGCCTGCTCGTACTGCTCGCGCCATCTGCGACGTTGGACGACGGCCTCCATGATGATGCTGGCCGACGAGCCTCCGTGGCTGACGACGGCCGACCAGAGGAAGCGCGCGTCGCCGTCCGAGGCCACGACATCGGCAGCCATCCGTCGCGCCGACTCGACCTCGATGCCCGCCTCCTCGAGCGCTTGGCGGACGACGGCGGCGCGGTCAGCCTTGTGGTCCGCGAGCGTCTTCCCGGACCATCCGCGCGAGACCAGGACCCGTCGCCCACCGACACCCAGGTGCTCTCGGTCGTGCGCCTTGCTGAGGCACCGTCCGGGGACGAGTCCGGCGCTGACGGTTCGTGGTTGAACACCGAACCGCAGCCAGTTCGCGCAGTCGGGGGAGCAGGGCAGCCACCGAACCTCGGCATGGAGGCGGTCGATGTGGGCCTCGTACGAGGCGTTCGCGTCCCTGGCGTACGTCTCCCCTACGGCCTTGGTCAGATACTTCGTGAGGTAGCGGACTGAGCGGTCGGCATCTGGGGAGCCGGCGAGCAGCCCCTGGATGTCGATCTGCGATCCGAATCGGAGAACGTGCGCCGGCCGAGCGAGAGGCTGCCTGTCCAACTCGTCCAGCGCCTCGGCCCACGTTTGAAGAGGAAGCCCGGTGATCGGATCGAGGTAGTCGAGGCCGTCCCACACCGGGAGCTCACTGACGTACACAGGATCGTCCATCGGCGGCCACCACAGCTGGTGGTAAGTCG is from Arthrobacter sp. NEB 688 and encodes:
- a CDS encoding site-specific integrase, with protein sequence MSELNRVLEGGEQDRVAAAMPLSTAAAAWLASIEERVERGTRSPSTLDLYRHAVKRHVVPQLGELLLAETTTARLDRFLQGVLRTKGYATAKLCRTILSGICGWAVRQGGLTTNPVRDVTPLELDRDRTAKALTPSEVHEWLSVLDEDEFARRRDLPELARFVLATGLRLGEALGVRWSDIDFDRGVVSVERTVIRVNGKGLIASRLKSRSSYRVLVLPGWCLTMLRARGDRLGISDGPVFADAKGGYRDRNNVGAAFRRVRQGTQFEWVTPHTYRKTVATILDSSGASARMIADQLGHSRISMTQDVYMGRRAVTSAMAEVLESLEGSTDGGIARNE
- a CDS encoding helix-turn-helix domain-containing protein; this translates as MARAVRAGQGFMRQRPSCGESFGNCPFDNQEGCRMNGNLLAEDRLWSVEDASYYLGVPIQTLYSWRGQGVGPPGRRVGRRLRYRPEDVKAWVAGLSTNVAS
- a CDS encoding replication initiator — encoded protein: MRLSDVPLEAVQEYAVKEQVCIRPLLRRVVDRETGAASVIALPCQSTRESRCPSCAARARKLRMTQCLAGWHLAEEPERLQEVVVAGAETSLPEPESVARTRSTSRRSDAPDLPRISQEDRTVGRVFESPEGRTYRPSMFITLTLPGYGRILPGTGTPRDFAQYDYRRAALDALHFPKLLDRWFQNLRRCAGYKVQYFGAVEGQRRLAPHFHVAVRGAIPRAVIKEVTTATYHQLWWPPMDDPVYVSELPVWDGLDYLDPITGLPLQTWAEALDELDRQPLARPAHVLRFGSQIDIQGLLAGSPDADRSVRYLTKYLTKAVGETYARDANASYEAHIDRLHAEVRWLPCSPDCANWLRFGVQPRTVSAGLVPGRCLSKAHDREHLGVGGRRVLVSRGWSGKTLADHKADRAAVVRQALEEAGIEVESARRMAADVVASDGDARFLWSAVVSHGGSSASIIMEAVVQRRRWREQYEQAKALCGSDPPVESRSATARSITRRAAG